One region of Glutamicibacter sp. B1 genomic DNA includes:
- a CDS encoding VOC family protein gives MQKLTVNLWMQGTAEEAGEFYAAALPDARTEIESRYPTEGLLEFQQPLAGLPLTVSVWVRGTKITLINAGPEFSPNASISIILSFNADERDVLDATWAALSEGGSALMPLDAYPFSTRYGWVTDKFGVSWQLMESAEPVPDSTRMMPCLMFGGVAQNRAAEAIEFYGEVLGAKLDSAFPYGQATEVATADSLMFAQFSLGEDKVAAMDSGVAQGFSFTPGVSLEWPCEGQEEIDRVWEALSAVPEAEACGWLTDKFGVSWQIVPSNMGELMQRPGAFEHMINMKKLVINDF, from the coding sequence ATGCAAAAGCTCACCGTCAATCTATGGATGCAAGGAACAGCGGAGGAAGCGGGGGAGTTCTACGCTGCAGCATTGCCGGACGCCCGAACAGAAATTGAATCACGCTATCCAACAGAAGGGCTTCTGGAATTCCAACAACCGCTCGCTGGCTTGCCGCTAACCGTTTCGGTATGGGTCCGTGGAACAAAAATAACGCTCATCAATGCAGGACCGGAATTCTCACCGAACGCCTCGATTTCAATTATCTTGAGCTTCAATGCCGATGAGCGTGACGTTTTAGATGCCACGTGGGCAGCATTATCGGAGGGTGGCAGTGCGCTCATGCCGCTCGATGCTTACCCATTCAGTACACGGTATGGCTGGGTGACCGATAAATTTGGAGTCTCCTGGCAGCTGATGGAATCCGCTGAGCCTGTTCCCGATTCGACCAGAATGATGCCGTGCCTCATGTTTGGTGGTGTGGCTCAAAACCGGGCTGCCGAAGCTATCGAATTTTACGGTGAAGTCCTTGGCGCCAAACTAGACAGCGCCTTCCCCTATGGGCAAGCCACCGAGGTCGCCACCGCGGATTCGCTGATGTTCGCACAATTCTCATTGGGTGAGGACAAAGTGGCTGCAATGGACTCGGGCGTCGCCCAAGGATTCTCCTTCACCCCGGGTGTCTCGTTGGAATGGCCGTGTGAAGGCCAAGAAGAAATTGACCGAGTATGGGAAGCCCTGTCGGCTGTGCCAGAGGCAGAAGCCTGTGGCTGGCTTACCGATAAATTTGGGGTTAGTTGGCAGATCGTACCGTCCAACATGGGCGAGCTCATGCAACGCCCCGGAGCTTTCGAGCATATGATCAACATGAAGAAACTGGTGATCAACGACTTTTAA
- a CDS encoding Lrp/AsnC family transcriptional regulator, whose product MRIDRLDADLIELLTDSPMLPVMECARRLGVARGTVSSRLARLHEAGVIRGIIPRIEPAGFGYTLVAFCQVEIIQRDGHVRVSSALEDSIPEIVDMYTVTGSSDLQLRVVARTANDLQDIFDRINRVPGVARTSSSFALHEHFQGRTLPLVNACANSAASLDKTVQND is encoded by the coding sequence GTGCGCATTGATCGCTTGGACGCGGACCTAATTGAGCTTCTTACGGATTCCCCCATGCTGCCAGTGATGGAATGCGCACGACGCCTGGGAGTAGCTCGTGGCACTGTCAGTAGCCGGCTTGCAAGGCTTCACGAAGCCGGAGTAATTCGTGGAATTATTCCTCGCATTGAACCTGCAGGTTTCGGTTATACCCTCGTGGCTTTTTGCCAGGTAGAGATCATCCAGCGCGACGGACACGTCCGAGTCTCTTCCGCGTTAGAAGACTCGATCCCTGAAATCGTCGACATGTACACGGTGACCGGAAGTTCTGATTTGCAGTTGCGCGTGGTGGCCCGTACGGCCAATGATTTGCAAGATATTTTTGACCGGATCAATCGAGTACCTGGCGTAGCAAGAACTTCTTCCTCATTTGCCCTGCATGAGCACTTTCAGGGACGCACACTGCCATTGGTTAATGCATGCGCCAACTCAGCGGCATCCTTGGATAAGACTGTACAGAATGACTAG
- the hisC gene encoding histidinol-phosphate transaminase, translating to MTLHQRPSLQEVPAYKQGKPAPAGASKLSSNESPHAPLPSVISSIQEGLANIHRYPSIAAPQLTAALSEQFNIAGEHITLGAGSVEVAAQIIHAVAAEGDEVMYAWRSFEAYPSLVRIAGATPVEVPLDHQSRHDLPAMLDAITEKTRLIFICNPNNPTGTVVEADALDQFINAVPRNILVVVDEAYVHFDRSAVRADGVELFRKYPHVAVLHTFSKAYGLAGLRIGYAISPLEVAANLRKVAVPFGVSDLAQRAAVASLAAIDELAVRIEEVVTQRERMYEGLAQAGYPVVKSQANFVWVEAGDNTVELEAQLAAGGVIVRAFPGDGLRISSGTEEDVNRVLAALPQSAALEVATA from the coding sequence ATGACCCTTCACCAGCGTCCTTCCCTGCAGGAGGTCCCGGCTTACAAGCAGGGGAAGCCCGCACCCGCTGGAGCTTCAAAACTCTCATCTAATGAATCACCGCATGCACCGTTGCCTTCAGTGATCTCCAGCATTCAGGAGGGGCTCGCGAATATCCATCGTTATCCCAGCATTGCTGCACCACAGCTGACTGCAGCATTGAGCGAACAGTTCAACATCGCAGGCGAACACATCACTCTGGGCGCTGGTTCCGTGGAAGTCGCGGCACAGATCATCCACGCGGTTGCTGCCGAAGGCGATGAAGTAATGTATGCGTGGCGCTCATTCGAGGCCTACCCATCACTGGTGCGAATCGCTGGTGCCACCCCTGTCGAAGTTCCCCTTGATCACCAGTCACGTCATGACCTGCCAGCCATGCTGGATGCCATCACTGAGAAAACTCGACTCATATTCATTTGCAATCCAAACAACCCCACGGGAACGGTCGTTGAGGCAGATGCCCTAGACCAGTTCATCAACGCCGTACCGCGCAATATTTTGGTCGTAGTCGACGAAGCCTACGTACATTTTGACCGTTCAGCAGTTCGTGCGGATGGTGTTGAGCTCTTCCGCAAATACCCACATGTGGCAGTTCTCCATACTTTCTCGAAAGCCTACGGTCTTGCAGGGTTACGAATTGGGTATGCCATTAGCCCTCTGGAAGTCGCTGCAAACCTCCGCAAGGTCGCTGTACCGTTTGGCGTTTCTGACTTAGCTCAGCGCGCTGCAGTCGCGTCGCTGGCAGCCATCGATGAACTAGCTGTTCGCATCGAAGAGGTTGTGACTCAGCGTGAGCGCATGTATGAAGGTCTAGCTCAGGCCGGTTACCCCGTAGTGAAGTCCCAAGCTAATTTCGTATGGGTTGAAGCTGGCGATAATACTGTGGAATTAGAAGCTCAACTCGCGGCCGGCGGGGTCATCGTACGAGCATTCCCAGGTGACGGTCTACGCATTTCCTCCGGAACAGAAGAAGATGTAAATCGCGTGCTAGCTGCACTTCCTCAATCTGCGGCATTAGAGGTGGCCACCGCATGA